A genomic stretch from Acetobacter ascendens includes:
- a CDS encoding IS5-like element IS12528 family transposase, which translates to MWTPAQRGRMAGITRKTKRYPSDLTDEEWERIAPLMPPANRRGRKRTTDFREIINALRYLVRSGCGWEMLPVHFGPWQTVYWWFRRLMRRFLFQTIHDVCLMLDREATGRETSPSGGVIDSQSIKAPHAKTRGYDAGKKIVGRKRHIAVDTDGRLLLVQLTTADISDSAGGQMILDAIRKRWPWVKHLFADGAYDRLQLMDKATFLDFTVEIIRRSETAKGFEILPRRWVVERTFGWMIRWRRLVKDYEQRIDVAEAMIHIAMGSLMLRRNAHP; encoded by the coding sequence ATGTGGACGCCAGCACAACGAGGCCGCATGGCCGGAATTACACGCAAGACGAAACGCTATCCGTCTGATCTGACAGATGAGGAATGGGAGCGCATAGCGCCTCTGATGCCCCCTGCGAACCGGCGTGGTCGGAAACGGACAACCGATTTCCGTGAGATCATCAATGCTCTGCGCTATCTCGTGCGCTCAGGCTGCGGTTGGGAGATGCTTCCGGTTCATTTTGGCCCATGGCAAACGGTTTACTGGTGGTTCCGCAGGCTGATGCGCCGTTTCCTGTTCCAGACCATTCATGATGTCTGTCTGATGCTCGATCGTGAAGCGACAGGACGCGAAACCAGTCCATCGGGTGGTGTCATTGATAGCCAGAGTATCAAGGCACCCCACGCAAAGACACGTGGTTATGACGCAGGCAAGAAGATCGTCGGTCGGAAACGTCACATCGCAGTTGATACGGATGGCCGCCTTCTCCTGGTCCAGCTGACAACAGCCGATATTTCGGACAGTGCAGGAGGACAGATGATCCTTGATGCCATTCGTAAACGCTGGCCTTGGGTGAAGCACCTGTTTGCCGATGGAGCCTATGACCGCCTCCAGTTGATGGATAAGGCCACTTTTCTCGACTTCACAGTCGAGATCATCCGGCGGTCAGAGACAGCAAAAGGGTTTGAAATCCTGCCGCGTCGGTGGGTTGTGGAACGGACCTTCGGTTGGATGATCCGCTGGCGTCGCCTTGTGAAGGACTACGAACAGCGGATCGACGTCGCAGAGGCCATGATCCACATCGCCATGGGAAGCCTCATGCTACGCCGAAACGCTCATCCGTGA